In the genome of Erinaceus europaeus chromosome 8, mEriEur2.1, whole genome shotgun sequence, one region contains:
- the LOC103124044 gene encoding guanine nucleotide-binding protein G(I)/G(S)/G(O) subunit gamma-5-like, producing MSGSSSVAAMRKVVQQLRLEAGLNSVKVSQAAADLKQFCLQNAQHDPLLTGVSSSTNPFRPQKVCSFL from the coding sequence ATGTCTGGCTCCTCCAGTGTCGCGGCTATGAGGAAGGTGGTTCAGCAGCTCCGGCTGGAAGCCGGGCTGAACAGCGTGAAGGTTTCCCAAGCAGCTGCAGACTTAAAACAGTTCTGTCTGCAGAATGCTCAGCATGACCCCTTGCTGACTGGAGTGTCTTCAAGTACGAATCCCTTCAGACCTCAGAAAGTCTGTTCCTTTTTGTAG